In one Sphingobacterium daejeonense genomic region, the following are encoded:
- a CDS encoding tyrosine-type recombinase/integrase, producing MTRKTVTGFTPTYTVPRVNVGAKQRSKQEQAKCKWFVEFTYNGKRTRLSNQLNRLKDYNEKLDAFNALKDVVHQQLKDGVYGMPVEKPVVIPSVKDAVKAFIKWHKDKGSRLKTIQSYQSKLNYFTDELGDTPVNYIYHKDVDDLLITLSKDLKWSPKTFNNAKGVYTGLFQFCIDSRYIDVNPCSRVKTKYVGKSSKNKAFSKDDFNAIMVEVEKDVMLSMFVKSIYYTCIRPKELTQLQVRHIDFDKRIISIPSDISKNKKDGVVHIDDNYYDLLKEYYFNAPSNAYLFCNDTILWGNTPYQANRPYKRFVKILSNLGLDNKGYTLYSVKHYSNVQKYLAGFTVAEIMICNRHHSLAETENYLRHLVEFVDVSKKLIPSI from the coding sequence ATGACAAGAAAAACAGTGACTGGTTTTACGCCTACCTACACAGTTCCAAGGGTAAATGTTGGAGCAAAACAACGTAGCAAACAAGAACAAGCTAAATGCAAATGGTTCGTAGAATTTACCTACAATGGGAAACGTACTCGATTATCCAATCAATTAAACAGGTTAAAGGATTACAATGAGAAGCTTGATGCATTCAATGCTTTAAAGGATGTAGTACATCAACAATTGAAAGATGGTGTATATGGTATGCCTGTTGAAAAACCTGTAGTTATACCAAGTGTTAAGGATGCTGTAAAAGCATTCATAAAGTGGCATAAAGATAAAGGCAGTAGGCTAAAGACTATTCAGTCCTACCAATCCAAGTTAAATTATTTTACTGATGAACTAGGTGATACACCTGTCAACTATATCTATCATAAAGATGTAGATGACTTGCTTATTACCCTATCCAAGGATTTAAAATGGTCACCCAAGACTTTTAATAATGCTAAAGGTGTTTATACAGGTTTATTTCAATTCTGTATTGATAGTAGATATATCGATGTTAATCCTTGTAGTAGGGTTAAGACTAAATACGTAGGTAAATCATCTAAGAACAAAGCATTTTCAAAGGATGACTTCAATGCTATTATGGTTGAGGTTGAAAAGGATGTGATGTTATCAATGTTTGTAAAGAGCATATATTACACGTGCATTAGACCCAAGGAATTAACCCAATTACAAGTACGTCATATTGACTTTGATAAGAGAATTATATCTATTCCTTCAGATATTTCCAAGAACAAAAAAGATGGTGTAGTTCACATTGATGATAACTACTATGACCTATTGAAAGAATATTATTTCAATGCTCCTAGTAATGCATACCTGTTTTGTAATGATACAATCCTTTGGGGTAATACACCATACCAAGCCAATCGACCCTACAAGCGATTTGTAAAGATATTATCCAACCTCGGACTTGATAACAAAGGCTATACCCTGTATTCGGTAAAGCACTATTCCAACGTACAGAAATACTTAGCAGGCTTTACTGTAGCTGAAATCATGATATGCAACAGACATCATTCACTTGCTGAAACTGAAAACTATTTAAGGCATTTAGTTGAATTCGTGGATGTATCTAAAAAACTTATCCCATCAATCTAG